The stretch of DNA ACTCATGTCTCTATAATAACACTCATAATTAAAAGCGCATTAGTGTCCTCTCTTAAGGATTCGAGCCAGTGACAACGACAGCTTGGGAATCCATTATTCACACACCATTGCACCCGTGACTCCAGCCTCAGCGTCAGAGGAGAAACGGTGAACACAGCAGACAGAGATCTCAAGCATAGAGAAACAATTGTTTCTGTCCCATGCTATTATGAAATACGGAAAAGGACTGACGGATGCCAGTCATTCTAATTAAACTTTTATAATATGCCTACATATTAATAAAGCCTTTCAGGGACCGTGTCTTAATTTTTAATCTTATTGTAAGTAGTCATTTAGCATTTAGCacatgctgtacttggagattaatggttacaatttatgtttaacttggttccggaaaattataatccacatgttaaactatgtgcagcacattttgctgaggacagcttcctcaatctcaatcagtttaatgccggattcgcacaaagattattcttgaaagatggagcagttccctctttgtctggagaaggcgttagTCATGGACCACagccggtaagtgtattttattatttaagttgatgcgtttaacagtttctgtaacttattacacaaagggcaacgctgtttagctttgttaactagatgttagggctatgcaaaaaaacaaatgtgtttttgctcaTGCTCATCTCTTCaataaaaacgctcctgtgattataagtacatgtCCAGCACCTGTGTTCtagtccaatcacgtttccaggagggcagcgtgcgctcagctgctgttgagtcacaacacaggaaccgctggcccaatcagaactcgttacgtatttctgaaggagggactttatagaacaaggaagtcatcagcccgtttgtatgacggtatacagataggtgaattgtgtgaaaaatactgtgtttttttacacgcgaaacatgaacacatgttatccCAGCTAGCAAAAAATATCCGCACGGCTTCTTTTTGCCGCCGGCCCTAAGCTGTCGGCTATAGGTGCGTCCCGCTGGCGGGGATGAAACGTTTGCCGCCGAATACGTCACTCCCATTTCTTGCGAGATGCGGCGGGCCGACTGCTTCATTTTCTTTGGCGGTTGCCTCCGTCTAATGGACCGCGGCCGGCTGGCGGCAAGCCGCTTTGAAATACAAGGATTTCTACTAAAATCGACCAGCAGCCAAGGCTATGTTTAGCATGTTGGGAGTTAGAATGGAAGTGGAACTGACAGCATTTTAACTACTTTTCACATCTGAAGCGATTATAAAATCATAATAGCCTATATGTGAATTAAatcccatattattattattattattattattattttttttttttaagccattagggTTTATTCTTGACTCTTGATTCCATGATAAGGTACGGTttaggaaattacatttaaattactttgaAACTCTGAAGCGATAGAGTAGCCTAATAGgctatatgtaaaattattttatgcacttaggtgaaaattgtttacatttctttgaTTTATGCACAATTGAGACATgcataaaccaaaaataattcCTTTTGTAAAACTTACTTGGCAATAAatatctttctgattctgattaggttttaaaatagatatttaattcaTGGTATGAACAATTTAGCTGAATAAATTGATGAAGTTAGACTTTTCACTAATGCCTGGCTACATCAGTGAACAGTGAAAGACATCTGCAACATGGCCAAAATCTTGGGTAGGTctatactttataattttttattaatttgcaacCATGGTAATAGCCTATCATAAACAGGAAAATCTCTGTTTTGACCTGATCAGAAGgataaactaaaatctaaaagcTCCTCTGGTTTCACAGCTGCACTGGcagatttatgaaatatttagaaatatttcgtctttctgccattccaggaaatgtcattttatgtctttcatttttttccaacctcgattttttttttttttttgactttttacatGTATAAGGGATTAATTTGCAATTGCGACCTGTACAAATGTTTAAGAcagtaaaacacttaaaaaaatgtaaacacattataaatgttagaaagtATAGGTTTTCACCATTGCtgtgttcaggatttttttttgggCGGAGCTAAAACGGTGGCTCGATGACGCACTGGAGCCACTGAGCTCCTGGCCCCTCCCCAAACAACATAACCAGAGCACACATTCGCGTCAGTTCGCCGTTCAATCGCGAGTTTCTGTGGACTACCATCGTTTAAGTAAGTACATGTTTCCTTAACGCAatattatgtttacattgtttttagtTTATCTTTGTAAAATCTGTAGTCATCTTTGTTCATGCCTTACTAGTCAAGCTAAAGTAAGGCTAAAGTAAGTTAGCCTTGTTTACAAAGTTGCCGCCATGTTACAATTAACTTTCTGTAATAGCTACTTTGTTTCTTCCAGGCGTTGAGTTTTTCTTTCTTCTAAGATACGTATGTTTATACGAGTGTGAGTACGTATGTGTTTTAAGTTAGTTTTGGTCAGTCGAATTAACTACAGTTAACGTTACTTGTATGGACAATTATGCCGCCGCCCATGTGGTAATGTGGTTCCAGCAGTAGGTAGCAAAATCTACGACAAGACTGATCAGTATAACTTGTGTTGTTTTCTAACTAAACCGAATGATGATACCAGTAACGTTaggttgttttcatttgtttgttccgACACGCACGCTGCTAGTCTAGTTCAGAGTGTTAGCTAACACATGCTGTTTCGCCTTTTTTACACTGTTCAAGCATGTTGAAATGTGTATAGCTTCAGTACGTAGCAAAAGCTTTACATCTAGTGTTTTCTTACAAAACTAACGTTGTATATAGgttgtttaaatgattttgtttgtcTGAACAAGTAGCTGCTAGTCCAGCTAGCAATTGTTAGCTAACACATGCTGTTGTGCCTTTGTTACAGTAACTTACACACTGAGGTTAAGCAATGTTGCTTGGTTCTGACTTATGCATTTGATTTTCCTGCATTTCATCTGTGtattttctttgtctgtttaTGGTGGATAACTGACTTTCATTCATTATTCCCTGCTCTAGAATGTTGGCAAGAGGCGATGAGATATTTGGTGCGCTTCCAAACAGGTTCTAGCGTTGAAACGACGGACGATgacaagaagagaaagagaatctCAAATTCCAAGTACAGACCCCAGGCCTCTTCTGATGAAGAGGAGTCTAGTCTTCCAGATGCACCAGCAGTGCTGTCGTTTGGACAACCTCTTTTGAGCTTTGAAAACATTGTTCCTGGTAACAAGGTTTCAGTGCTGCCCGATGCTCCAGAAGTTGCATCGATTCCAGAAAACCAGGAAAATGTTGTGCCATCTGTAGACTTCAGAGGTGGTATGTAAAATTGCTGTGACGCTTGATTTGTGATCCTGCCACTAAACTATACCCTTTGTTagattttcaaatttctgtttcCTCTTTCTCAGAACCAGGTTTCTCCCCAGAAATTCAGACTCCACTTCACAGAGCCAAGAGTTTGAGTACAAGTAAGTGATGTTATTTGTGACGTTTTTTTGTCTTGGAAACTATTGCTTCTATTTAAGATAAGGAATCCTTTAATCataatctgtttttcattaggACACTTGACTGGTTACTCGCCGCAGCAGTTTCTGGATGAAAGGTGTCGAGGTGTGTTGTACATTCCATTAGCATTGCACAGTTCAATTATAGTTTCATTACTGAATATGCAATACTCTGCACTGAAGTTAAAGCTGTTATGTTTGCTCTTCCAGCTCGTCAAGTACTAAGCTTTACACCCCCAGCAGCAAATTTACCCTGGCAGCATATGGGTGAAAACGCTGGAGGTATGTAATATGTTGCGCTAAACTAAGTGTTCCATTTTAAGTCCAATTCATTAAATGTATGCAATAACTTCAAACATATTTTTACGTCAATGATTATCAATAGGAGAAAGTCATTGCTCTGTAATTGGCCCTTGGACTCCCCTGGCATCTCGTGTACAGCATGAAGTTTTCAGCTATGAAGGTATATTTTAGGCCTATGTCTTAGTGTCcagtgttttaaaagtattgaaaatagtgcctttaggttttttttttttgttgttgttttgttttttaatgtagattTCCAGAGACTCCAGAATGAAAAACAAGCCGTGATGGAGGAGAACCAAGCCCttagggaggagaaccaagctctgagggaggagaaccaagctctGAGGGAAAGCACTGCACGAGCAGGTAAGAACATGCACAAAAAAGTCAAACTTAGGAAAGAGTATGTGATGTATGTACAAAATTACCATATGCCTTTCATTTTGTAGCTTCGGATGACAGCGGCTCACTTCAAGAGCAGGTGAAGCAATTTGGGACAATGTTGAAGACGTTTGCTCGCACTGGGCAATCAGGTACAACTTGCAAACAACACCTGTGGTTGTTGGTTTAATTCCCACTGGGGCCACCTATACATGTAGTAGACCTAGATATAAATGTCATAGTTTAGTAGTTGAGGGACCAGGactgactattattttatttaaccccTGTAGGTGCAGATCAGACCTTAATGCTGCGACGTCTTGGAGAGTTTGGCGTGAAGGTGGAAAAAGGCGCCGCACAGCTGAGAGGGACCCACAGCCGACCCCTTAAACCTAGGCTGACTACTGACATCCCAGCATCACTGACAACTGGAACCCTTTCTTTATCCTGCAGTCAGTAACATCAAGACCCCTAAAGAAGCCAGAAGTGTCAGACTGCACCCCCCAATCCACACTGTTCACTGTGGATATTATCATAGTGCTTAacttattatattgttaaatatagctTGTAAATCCTTGTGCCACAGGTCAGCATTGCAGTTATATCTGTTCTACTACTTTTTTTAcctcagtattttttatatatatttgaagatgtTTATCACAGATACAAGAGACATCTTGTACCCCAGGTCAGCAATGCCATTATAATGGTCTATTCTACTCCAGAgctttattctaaattattaccACTTATCTTATTGTTAGAAATGGCTTGTAAATGTGATGTTATACCTGAATTTTTTTTGGtgtcctgcacattctttggtacCAGATATACTCATTACTTATGTTTACTGGTAATTCTTTTCATGCCAGAGCTGACctctttatattattaacaattattgtaAGTGTTATAATTTGCTTGTAAgctaaggctgttttttttttttttacaatttaattggaaacctgcatgtgtgtgtgtgtatttatttatttttttttctctttttttctgttatttatatttcagggATCTGACATCATGTTtcaatgacagttactgtactttgAAATGTGGAATTAAAACGTCAAATGGAAATTTGTCTGGTTTGATCAATCATTATTCTTGATaaactgcataatatatatataaataaataaataagcaagcggCGACCGATCGCTCGAAAATAGCGTTTGCCTCCGACGGGCCGCGGAAGGGTCGCCTTTGATATAACGGCGGCGGGACGGCGGTTGGCCCGCGGGCCGGCCGCGGAACGAAGGCGGTAGGAAGGCGGCTGCCGCTTCTAAAAAGCGGCTGCCGCCGGCGGTGCACCGTCAAACGTGTTTGCGATTACGCTATGCTGACGCTTCTACTGCCGCCGGAGCGCCGCCGGCGGTCCGCCGACTCATTGCTATCTGggatattgcacactgtaaacacaatcaaatctCAAAGGATTTGAACCTAAAACCTTTGTCACCTGCTCATATCTTTAACCCCTGAACCCTACATTGACAAATTACAGTCTTTCAGCATGATTTtatgaaagtatttattttatttttctaaagaaaGGGAGCCACATACTGAGGATAcagataaaatacaaatatcaaCATATCTTTAATCTCTCATCCAGGATTTCATAAGTCTGTACATGTGAGGATGAcaaacattgtctttttttttatttggctgaTATTTGTATGAAATGTGTTTTGCACGCAACAGCCAGGTGTGGACTGTGATCACAGAGAATGAAGATACAAAAGCTGAGTGTGTCACAGTGTGCTTGATGTATTGCCATAATGGAATCTTAATGAAGAAATGTTTCAGGTTCACTATAAGCAAAGCTAGATAGACAACATCTGTGACATGCTGAAAATCATTTCCACTTCAAACCCTCAGGTAGTAAAAGCAAGCACAAAGTGCATGGGAAGGGGAACTCATGGCCTAGTGCTTAGAGAGTATGTCAGTGTCTCCCTTTGGATGAGATCATGCCACAGAGGTTGTCAGTTGAGCTTTACTTGTTTTGATCCTGGAAACATTCCTTGAACTTGCTCTCAAATGTCCCTCCAGTCATTGTGAGTGTTGCATACATGATATGGATGATGAGTTCAAATTCAGGGGTGATTGTTTTTCTTGCACTCATGCATGATGTGTCTGGTATTAAAGTTCAGGGAGGACTAGTTTGTCCTTTATACACAGAGCATACACAAGCACAGATTCAGTCAGTGCAGTTAACCTCTAACCACCCCAATTGTCTCCTGGGTCAATGTTCATATAGATCAACACTGAGACAGTAATGGTTTACTTGTTATTGGGGTCCAAAATCTGTCGGTATAAATGCTcctgttttacatttttcaatttaatttggtAAATGTATTTCAATGCATAATGTATTATTAGAATGACAAATTGAGTGGAAAGTTTAATTGAAAAGCTGACCAGGACAATTAACATAAACTTAAGGTCAATGTAATTTACTTGCATTAATGACCTGGAAATAAGAGGACctaatgattacattttatttcctcTGACTTGCTAACAAGAAATTGGGACTGGACATACTGAAGAGTTACTCCAggttttaaaagaatagttcaccaaaaatataatttctaaaaattgtctcacccttaggccatccaagaaaaacaaaacaaaacaaaaaaacttatctTCATATTAGATTGCTTgaggattttttcttttttttgaggattgtcatttttgtgtgaactattcctttatgatTTGCTTTTCGTTTatgtgatttttcattttttaaatgtgagtcagaatggaaaaaaatgcaaataaacaataaatcaaaGGATGGCATGGAAACagaaaaatacatacattcaAGTTGAAAACAACAACGAATGGAGCTTTCTGACGCTGTTGGATTTCTAGATTTACAAAGATAGGGACAGCATGTAACATCACATTTCTATGTTCTATGTAACAGCATTTTCCTGTTTTTAATAAGAACATGTAGAACAACAATGCTTTGAAAATTCTTATTTTCACACAACAGACAAGtccttaaattaataaaatgtgagGGTTGCTTGCGAGAGAAAAATGGGGCAATTTGTCCTTGACCCTTTTCACACATAAGCTCTAAATGCAAATCAGTATTGGCACCTTTAGCATCTGTCTACTTCAGTTCAATCATAATGGCACAGAGCCTTGAACATGTTCAGCTAATAAAGGTCTCGTAGAGAAGCAAATTGCATCATTTGTGTTTTCAACATCAGTCTAGTTTTGCTTTAGATACCCAAGGTCATTGTGCATTCTGAGAATTGAATGGGTAAACAGAAATGTTCAGTCACGTTGAGCATATCGAAAAGCCTCAGATAACTATGGGAAATATCATTTTAATCAGACCATAAAAGAGTCCAATCATTTCGTGAGAGGTATGAAGATACCTCATAATGCTTTAGACTGAGAGGCATGATTAAACAACAGAGTCGTacttttaagtgttttttcttttttttttttttatacctctGACTAAAggatttgaaaaagtaaaaaaaaaaaaaaattaaataaatcaggtTAGAGCCATTCTCCTAATCTGAGATCGCTGTACATTTGGCTTGCTCTTCAAGAGGATGTGAAATGTTACTAAGTAAATTGCCCAGAAACCCCCACACTCAGACCAACCCAGTGGCACTGATAGATTGTGTGTTCTTGGCAGTTCTCTCTAAGAGGATCTGATAACGTAAGACTTTAAGGGTGGCCATTTCTCACTAAGGACACATGATGGCACACAATTCAGTGGTGTGTTTTACATCTTTTCTCAGTGGAGTCTACACAGGCAAACACAACTATCGCTATGGCTCAGAATTAAGAGCTGCTTTAGTGTGTGACTCATCCATTTGTGTTTCATCTGCAGCGCTTGTACGTTGAACATGAGATACCACAAACCACGCGGCTTGTTGAGGAGAGACGTGCTGTTACTTTTCTATGTTATCTGACTTATGATTTCTGTCTGGCAGGTGATCAAACAGGCAAAAGAATACCTCAGATACTGAAGAAAAGACCTAAGCATTTAATCTAGAGATCAAAATATCATGGAGACGTGCACGTTGGCCTTTATAACATTGGGCAATAACCCAGAAGACCATAGCAATGTACTAAAACCATTTAGTACACAGCCTCGCTGGTCAGTTTTGCACATGAAAGCATCACATTTTCAGCAAAACGATCCAGTTACACTCTTTATAATAAAGCTTCCAAAAGGAGGTTTTGGTAGCAATGCCATTTAAAGAAACAATTTTGGTTCCTCAAAAGGAACAGTTcttaattatcttaatttgttttccccCTCAgtattaaaacattcatattctaaagaacattatttcacaataaagaaccttttatgcagTGGAAAAGTTCCAAGGatgtttaaggttcttcattgacCCTTCcatgccaataaagaacttttatttttaagagtgttaccCCCAACTCAAATCCAGCTCTCTATAGCCAATAACCTTAAGAGCAGTTAAAATTTGTTCTGCTTTGGCAGGTTTCGTTCTCGTTCAACTCGTTACTGGCTAAAGACACAGCTATGTTAACCAATTATGATGGGTGTAATTATAATGATTTGTTATGATTTTGGGCTTTTGGACGCTTTTGGACAGATGGCATTGCGTGTGCATAGTCTTTCCCAGGACTTTCTCTCCATTTGCATTAATTTATTGATGTTCTGGTTGCCGTTAGCTACATTGATACATTGGTTTGTCTTCCTGTTGCACATACACACTTGTTTCAGATGTACCAGATACACATTAacgttcagaagtttggggtcggtacgattttttaaaatgttttttttttttttttttttttttttaatagtttcttaatctcaccaaagctgcatttatttgatcaaaatacagtaagaatagcaattattattagaattaaaattATCTGTTTTATACGGAATGAATTATCATGctgttaaagctgaattttcagcatcagctTTCAGAAATCAATATAAAAAGCTGGAGAAAAAAACCCTGATCCaaaacatttgaacggtagtgaACTGTAAATATCCTCATAATGCAGATATAAAGAATACTAATGAGATGAATGTGTTATGGtattaaatcagtggttctcaatagGACCCAGCTTTTATACTGGAAATTAAGTGGTGACCCGACATGATACCCAAATTGTTTATACTGTAGTACAAAAAGTAAGCAAAAATGTCCTCAaattcaaacattaaaatgtagtaatatttcTAAGAAATGCTAAGGcccaaaaatatgttaaattattaaCACGACAAATGCTGTTTTGATTTCTGAAGTATGAGACCCTAAACAAGCCAGTATTTCACCATAAAAAGCAACACAAACCCTGTGAACCCATATTTAGCATAGTGTGCGTCATATTTGCCTCAAGTTTAGTAGTTTCTTCATGGTTTTTGAGGATTATGTCATGCAGACACTCCAtttttggattctcattctgtcTAGTGTACAAATTTGTGCCAAAATACTGCTGGATTTGGAGTTGGATTGCACGCATCTTTGAtggcaaaaacaaaagcatttattttggtCTCAACAATGAATGATTATGGTTATCTGCGTTTTATTATTTGTCTACAACAATAATCAGAACAGACCTACAACCCAATAGCTGAGAACTGCTTAATGCCCTGCCAGCACAAAA from Carassius auratus strain Wakin unplaced genomic scaffold, ASM336829v1 scaf_tig00034784, whole genome shotgun sequence encodes:
- the LOC113081653 gene encoding uncharacterized protein LOC113081653 isoform X2, producing the protein MLLCLCYSNLHTEVKQCCLVLTYAFDFPAFHLCIFFVCLWWITDFHSLFPALECWQEAMRYLVRFQTGSSVETTDDDKKRKRISNSKYRPQASSDEEESSLPDAPAVLSFGQPLLSFENIVPGNKVSVLPDAPEVASIPENQENVVPSVDFRGEPGFSPEIQTPLHRAKSLSTRHLTGYSPQQFLDERCRARQVLSFTPPAANLPWQHMGENAGDFQRLQNEKQAVMEENQALREENQALREENQALRESTARAASDDSGSLQEQVKQFGTMLKTFARTGQSGADQTLMLRRLGEFGVKVEKGAAQLRGTHSRPLKPRLTTDIPASLTTGTLSLSCSQ
- the LOC113081653 gene encoding uncharacterized protein LOC113081653 isoform X1, with protein sequence MLLCLCYSNLHTEVKQCCLVLTYAFDFPAFHLCIFFVCLWWITDFHSLFPALECWQEAMRYLVRFQTGSSVETTDDDKKRKRISNSKYRPQASSDEEESSLPDAPAVLSFGQPLLSFENIVPGNKVSVLPDAPEVASIPENQENVVPSVDFRGEPGFSPEIQTPLHRAKSLSTRHLTGYSPQQFLDERCRARQVLSFTPPAANLPWQHMGENAGGESHCSVIGPWTPLASRVQHEVFSYEDFQRLQNEKQAVMEENQALREENQALREENQALRESTARAASDDSGSLQEQVKQFGTMLKTFARTGQSGADQTLMLRRLGEFGVKVEKGAAQLRGTHSRPLKPRLTTDIPASLTTGTLSLSCSQ
- the LOC113081653 gene encoding uncharacterized protein LOC113081653 isoform X3 — its product is MRYLVRFQTGSSVETTDDDKKRKRISNSKYRPQASSDEEESSLPDAPAVLSFGQPLLSFENIVPGNKVSVLPDAPEVASIPENQENVVPSVDFRGEPGFSPEIQTPLHRAKSLSTRHLTGYSPQQFLDERCRARQVLSFTPPAANLPWQHMGENAGGESHCSVIGPWTPLASRVQHEVFSYEDFQRLQNEKQAVMEENQALREENQALREENQALRESTARAASDDSGSLQEQVKQFGTMLKTFARTGQSGADQTLMLRRLGEFGVKVEKGAAQLRGTHSRPLKPRLTTDIPASLTTGTLSLSCSQ